Genomic DNA from Lutibacter sp. A80:
TCAATTCTAAAAAAGTTAATTTTCTTCAGCATCAATCATTTTTTCAAAAATAATTCCACCTTTAAACATTCCTTTTAAAAAAGGATGAATTTCTTTTCCTAAATCGGTTAAACTATATTCAACTTTTGGTGGTACTTCTGGAAAAACTTTTCTATTAATTAAATTATCAGCCTCTAATTCTTTCAATTGTTTACTCATCATACGCTCACTAATATCAGGAATAAGTTTCACCAATTCGTTGTAACGTTTATTTCCCTGAGAAAGATGTAAAATAATAGTGCTTTTACGTTTTCCTTTAACCACATTTATAAAAGTATCTATAGGACAATAACTTTTTTTCATTTTTTTTCTGTTTAAAAGCCGAGCATCTATACAAAACAGCACAAAATGTTCGTAAGTGTATAATTTGTAAGCTCTTGCATACTCCAATTTAATGGTTGAAATTTGCTACAAAAGTAACAAAAAGATAGAAGATATGATGAATGATAAGAAAACCTTTAAAGCATTTAGAATTGAAGAAGAAAATGAAAAATTTACTTCAGCAATAAAAGAAATGTCTTTTGAAACATTAGAAAAAGAAGAGCTTTTAATTAAAGTACATTATAGTTCATTAAACTATAAAGACGCTTTGTCTGCAAACGGAAATAAAGGAGTTACCAGAAATTATCCGCACACACCAGGAATTGATGCCGTTGGAACTGTAATTTCATCAACTTCAGAAAAAATTAAGAAAAACGAGAATGTAATTGTTACAAGTTACGATTTAGGTATGAATACCAATGGAGGTTTTGCTGAATATGTAAAAGCTCCAGCAAGTTGGGCAGTTAAACTACCCAAAAATCTTTCTATGAAAGAAGCTATGATTTTTGGTACAGCTGGTTTAACCGCAGGAATGTCGGTATTAAGATTAACCGAAAGCGTAAAACCAAAAGACGGAAATATTGTTGTTTCTGGAGCTACTGGCGGCGTTGGTTCTTTAAGCGTATTAATTTTAAATAAATTAGGTTATAAGGTAACTGCAATTACAGGTAAAGAAACCGAAAAACACTATTTTGAAAACTTAGGT
This window encodes:
- a CDS encoding YhdH/YhfP family quinone oxidoreductase, yielding MVEICYKSNKKIEDMMNDKKTFKAFRIEEENEKFTSAIKEMSFETLEKEELLIKVHYSSLNYKDALSANGNKGVTRNYPHTPGIDAVGTVISSTSEKIKKNENVIVTSYDLGMNTNGGFAEYVKAPASWAVKLPKNLSMKEAMIFGTAGLTAGMSVLRLTESVKPKDGNIVVSGATGGVGSLSVLILNKLGYKVTAITGKETEKHYFENLGVEVISRKDFEEMQKRPLLKPLFAGGIDTVGGVILENIIKTIKPLGVVTCCGNVASPKLDLTVFPFILRGVTLIGIDSQNYPMNYREQVWNKLADDWKVENLEANSTTISLNELHEKLNLMLAGKLKGRTILKMI
- a CDS encoding helix-turn-helix domain-containing protein, whose translation is MKKSYCPIDTFINVVKGKRKSTIILHLSQGNKRYNELVKLIPDISERMMSKQLKELEADNLINRKVFPEVPPKVEYSLTDLGKEIHPFLKGMFKGGIIFEKMIDAEEN